A portion of the Choristoneura fumiferana chromosome 6, NRCan_CFum_1, whole genome shotgun sequence genome contains these proteins:
- the LOC141428722 gene encoding cytochrome P450 4V2-like isoform X1, which translates to MSSLKRTQDKLVRTIRQQSTKIVAQRKKERQAEKENAITWSSVGHRFESFLDLLLDFADENMFNDVQVQDEINTAIATGYDTLSTVIPYTLMLIGTYPEVQEKLYEEIISVVGPEDDVNKYHELPYLDAVFKESVRLYPPVPFISRDCNEELQLKNYKLPAGYHCTIGIWAIQRLPIWSPDAEQFRPERWLHPESLPKSPGAYCSFSLGKRNCLGKFFSIMFTKTVLAHAVRRFHITSNIHELKFKFEILMKPIVKDRLTLELR; encoded by the exons ATGAGTTCCCTGAAGAGAACCCAAGACAAGCTTGTGAGGACCATCCGTCAACAGTCTACCAAG atcGTAGCACAGAGGAAAAAGGAAAGACAGGCTGAAAAAGAAAATGCCATAACATGGTCCtcagtag GTCACAGATTTGAATCGTTCTTGGACCTTCTTTTGGATTTCGCTGATGAAAACATGTTCAACGACGTGCAAGTCCAAGATGAAATAAACACTGCCATAGCAACTGGATATGATACGCTGTCCACGGTGATTCCCTATACCCTGATGCTTATTGGAACGTATCCTGAGGTACAAGAGAAGCTTTACGAAGA GATAATATCGGTAGTAGGACCTGAAGATGATGTTAATAAGTACCACGAGTTACCTTACTTGGACGCTGTTTTTAAGGAGTCCGTACGACTGTACCCACCAGTACCATTCATCTCCAGGGATTGCAACGAGGAATTGCAACTTA AAAACTACAAGCTTCCAGCCGGCTACCACTGCACTATTGGAATATGGGCGATCCAGCGTTTGCCAATTTGGAGTCCAGATGCGGAACAGTTCCGACCTGAACGGTGGCTGCACCCTGAGTCTCTACCCAAGAGCCCTGGAGCATACTGTTCTTTCAGCCTTGGAAAACGAAACTGCTTAG GTAAATTTTTCTCTATAATGTTTACGAAAACTGTGCTGGCGCACGCAGTTCGTCGATTCCATATCACATCTAACATCCATGAACTGAAGTTCAAGTTTGAAATACTTATGAAGCCTATAGTCAAAGATCGTTTGACTTTGGAATTACGATAG
- the LOC141428722 gene encoding cytochrome P450 4V2-like isoform X2 — translation MVLSHRFESFLDLLLDFADENMFNDVQVQDEINTAIATGYDTLSTVIPYTLMLIGTYPEVQEKLYEEIISVVGPEDDVNKYHELPYLDAVFKESVRLYPPVPFISRDCNEELQLKNYKLPAGYHCTIGIWAIQRLPIWSPDAEQFRPERWLHPESLPKSPGAYCSFSLGKRNCLGKFFSIMFTKTVLAHAVRRFHITSNIHELKFKFEILMKPIVKDRLTLELR, via the exons ATGGTCCtca GTCACAGATTTGAATCGTTCTTGGACCTTCTTTTGGATTTCGCTGATGAAAACATGTTCAACGACGTGCAAGTCCAAGATGAAATAAACACTGCCATAGCAACTGGATATGATACGCTGTCCACGGTGATTCCCTATACCCTGATGCTTATTGGAACGTATCCTGAGGTACAAGAGAAGCTTTACGAAGA GATAATATCGGTAGTAGGACCTGAAGATGATGTTAATAAGTACCACGAGTTACCTTACTTGGACGCTGTTTTTAAGGAGTCCGTACGACTGTACCCACCAGTACCATTCATCTCCAGGGATTGCAACGAGGAATTGCAACTTA AAAACTACAAGCTTCCAGCCGGCTACCACTGCACTATTGGAATATGGGCGATCCAGCGTTTGCCAATTTGGAGTCCAGATGCGGAACAGTTCCGACCTGAACGGTGGCTGCACCCTGAGTCTCTACCCAAGAGCCCTGGAGCATACTGTTCTTTCAGCCTTGGAAAACGAAACTGCTTAG GTAAATTTTTCTCTATAATGTTTACGAAAACTGTGCTGGCGCACGCAGTTCGTCGATTCCATATCACATCTAACATCCATGAACTGAAGTTCAAGTTTGAAATACTTATGAAGCCTATAGTCAAAGATCGTTTGACTTTGGAATTACGATAG